A window from Flavobacterium sp. 83 encodes these proteins:
- a CDS encoding N-6 DNA methylase encodes MFKNHFLDPKVQEDIKGLKEEQYQGEFLEDLFVKILGYTKPASSSETKFNLTTEYKNVKDSKKADGAIIVNDSVKAVIELKGTNTTDLGKIESQAFGYKNNQPDCVYVITSNFEKLRFYIDNAIEHIEFNLFTLTEKEFELLYLCLAYDNIEKNIPKRIKEESVSQEDIITKKLYKDYSLFKRELHQNLVELNPQYEPLELFQKSQKLLDRFLFVFFAEDRQLLPTNLIFRINKEWQQLRQMRIEVSLYERYKIYFEDLNIGAKVSLPAFNETTHQQKEEYQIFAYNGGLFKEDEILNSLKIDDDILFKYTENLSNYDFASEVDVNILGHIFENSLNDLDEVKAQLEGQEIDKTKTRRKKDGVFYTPKYITKYIVDNTVGKLCSEKKVELNIIEEDYFTDKKRQKKTIKALVDKLSEYRDWLLQLTICDPACGSGAFLNQALDFLITEHRYIDELQAKLFGDAMILSDVEKSILENNLFGVDLNEESVEIAKLSLWLRTAQPNRKLNDLNSNIKCGNSLIDDIEVAGDKSFNWQEAFPKIFEKGGFDVVIGNPPYGAFFNNKEKDFISNKYISYQYKFESYLYFYELGLKILKQNGWLSFITPELFLRLEKSENIRKYLIENSKVIEIKLCGENVFQDVKVNSVVLTIKNIKCDNYIFNIKSEADVINEFTSVKWKNSENLILEYEISENLDSILSKIIQKSTYLGKLGECVQGLTAYDSYRGHSQEIIKSRAFHFTEKADEFCGKWLDGKNLNRYSLTEGNEWLRYGDWLAAPREPKFFENPRILFREIPGQNKKIQASYTDKLYYYGHSITPFILTEIQDFDISYILSIVNSDLLSWYASVKCSNFSKKTFPKLNPKDIKDLPIPKISLKHQQPFIAKGSSILSLNKELQENSQKFQRTIQRKFELEELPKKLQDWYKLSYSEFIKELGKKKVKLSLSQEAEWEDYFIVESKKALELKATIDATDKAIDKMVYELYGLSEEEIAIVEKS; translated from the coding sequence TTGTTTAAAAATCATTTTCTGGATCCAAAAGTTCAAGAAGATATTAAAGGTTTAAAAGAAGAGCAGTACCAAGGAGAATTTCTGGAGGATTTGTTTGTGAAAATCTTAGGCTACACTAAACCTGCATCCTCTTCTGAAACAAAATTTAATCTTACTACAGAATATAAAAATGTTAAAGACAGCAAAAAAGCTGATGGTGCTATTATAGTAAATGATAGTGTAAAAGCAGTAATTGAATTAAAGGGAACAAATACCACTGATTTAGGCAAAATTGAATCTCAGGCTTTTGGCTATAAAAATAATCAACCAGACTGTGTTTATGTAATTACTTCTAACTTTGAAAAGCTTCGTTTTTACATTGACAATGCTATTGAGCATATAGAATTTAATTTGTTTACACTAACTGAGAAGGAATTTGAGCTACTCTATTTGTGTTTGGCTTATGATAACATAGAAAAAAATATTCCTAAAAGGATAAAAGAAGAATCTGTAAGTCAAGAAGATATAATTACTAAAAAACTATATAAAGATTACTCTTTATTCAAAAGAGAGTTACATCAAAATCTAGTTGAATTAAACCCGCAATATGAACCTTTAGAACTCTTCCAAAAATCTCAAAAATTGTTGGATAGATTTCTGTTTGTATTCTTTGCAGAAGACAGACAATTGTTACCTACTAATTTAATCTTCAGGATTAATAAAGAGTGGCAACAATTGAGACAAATGCGTATTGAAGTTTCTTTGTATGAGAGGTACAAAATATATTTTGAAGACCTAAATATAGGAGCAAAAGTATCTTTACCTGCATTTAATGAAACTACTCATCAACAAAAAGAAGAATATCAAATTTTCGCTTATAATGGTGGATTATTTAAGGAAGATGAAATACTAAACTCCCTAAAAATAGATGATGATATATTGTTTAAATATACTGAAAATTTAAGCAATTATGATTTTGCCAGTGAAGTTGATGTCAATATTTTGGGACATATTTTTGAAAATTCTCTCAATGATTTAGATGAAGTAAAAGCCCAACTAGAAGGACAGGAAATTGATAAAACTAAAACAAGAAGAAAAAAAGATGGTGTTTTTTATACCCCAAAATACATTACCAAATATATAGTTGACAATACCGTTGGGAAATTGTGTTCAGAAAAGAAAGTTGAACTTAACATTATTGAAGAAGATTACTTCACAGATAAAAAGCGTCAAAAGAAAACTATAAAAGCACTTGTAGATAAACTTAGTGAATATAGAGATTGGTTATTGCAGCTTACTATTTGTGACCCAGCTTGTGGCTCAGGAGCTTTTCTGAACCAAGCTTTGGATTTCCTGATTACGGAACATAGGTACATTGATGAACTGCAAGCCAAGTTGTTTGGAGATGCAATGATTTTGAGTGATGTTGAGAAAAGCATTTTAGAAAACAATCTTTTTGGAGTTGACTTAAATGAAGAAAGTGTAGAAATTGCCAAGCTCTCTTTATGGTTAAGAACTGCACAGCCAAATAGAAAGCTTAATGACTTGAATAGCAATATAAAATGTGGTAACTCCTTAATAGATGATATTGAAGTTGCAGGAGACAAATCTTTTAATTGGCAAGAGGCTTTTCCTAAAATATTTGAGAAGGGTGGCTTTGATGTAGTTATTGGAAATCCACCTTATGGTGCGTTTTTTAACAATAAAGAAAAGGACTTCATTTCAAATAAATACATTAGTTACCAATACAAGTTTGAAAGTTATTTATATTTTTATGAATTAGGATTAAAAATTTTAAAACAAAATGGATGGTTATCATTTATCACACCCGAATTATTTTTAAGATTAGAGAAATCTGAAAACATTAGAAAGTATTTAATTGAGAATTCAAAAGTTATAGAAATTAAATTATGCGGGGAAAATGTTTTTCAAGATGTAAAGGTTAATTCTGTTGTTTTAACCATTAAAAATATTAAATGTGACAATTATATTTTCAATATAAAATCTGAAGCTGATGTGATTAATGAGTTCACTTCAGTAAAATGGAAAAACAGTGAAAATCTAATACTTGAATATGAAATATCTGAGAATTTAGATTCTATTCTTAGCAAAATCATTCAAAAATCAACCTATTTAGGCAAATTAGGCGAATGTGTTCAAGGACTGACAGCTTATGACAGTTATAGAGGACATTCTCAAGAAATAATTAAATCCCGAGCTTTTCATTTCACAGAAAAAGCTGATGAATTTTGTGGCAAGTGGTTAGATGGTAAAAATTTAAATAGGTATTCCTTGACTGAAGGAAATGAATGGTTAAGATATGGAGATTGGTTAGCAGCCCCAAGAGAACCTAAATTTTTTGAAAACCCTAGAATTTTATTTAGAGAAATTCCAGGGCAAAATAAGAAAATTCAAGCCTCTTATACTGACAAATTATATTATTACGGTCATAGTATAACACCTTTTATATTAACTGAAATTCAAGATTTTGATATTTCATACATTCTATCAATTGTGAATTCAGATTTATTAAGTTGGTATGCTTCAGTAAAATGTTCTAACTTTTCTAAAAAGACATTTCCAAAACTTAACCCCAAAGACATTAAGGATTTACCTATTCCAAAAATTTCTTTAAAACATCAACAGCCATTCATAGCAAAAGGAAGTTCTATACTTTCATTAAACAAGGAACTTCAAGAAAATTCTCAAAAATTCCAAAGAACTATTCAAAGAAAATTTGAGTTAGAGGAGTTGCCAAAGAAACTACAGGATTGGTACAAATTGTCTTACTCTGAATTTATCAAAGAACTTGGCAAAAAGAAAGTAAAACTATCCTTATCTCAAGAAGCAGAGTGGGAAGATTACTTTATTGTAGAGTCCAAAAAAGCATTGGAGTTAAAAGCTACAATAGATGCTACAGATAAAGCCATTGATAAAATGGTATATGAGTTGTATGGTTTGAGTGAAGAGGAAATTGCAATAGTTGAAAAAAGTTAA
- a CDS encoding RadC family protein → MTTTNTINELAEIQVYYSTQNTQKEKINSVQTAYEFLLNSWDLGTLELQEEFKVILLNRANEALGIYSLSKGGITGTVVDVRLLFAVALKCNACGIIISHNHPSGNTKPSDADISLTKKIKKCSDLLDITLIDHLIITKVTFYSFSSEGMLI, encoded by the coding sequence ATGACGACAACCAACACAATAAATGAATTAGCAGAGATACAGGTTTACTACTCTACACAGAATACTCAAAAGGAGAAGATTAATTCTGTCCAAACAGCTTACGAGTTTTTATTAAATTCTTGGGATCTAGGTACACTGGAACTGCAGGAAGAGTTCAAAGTCATTTTACTCAATAGAGCCAATGAAGCTCTTGGTATTTATTCTTTGTCTAAAGGCGGTATTACTGGAACTGTAGTAGATGTAAGGTTACTATTTGCAGTAGCTCTAAAATGCAATGCATGTGGCATAATAATTTCTCATAATCACCCATCTGGCAATACAAAACCAAGTGATGCTGATATTAGTTTAACTAAGAAAATTAAAAAGTGTTCTGATTTACTTGATATTACTTTAATAGATCACTTAATAATTACTAAAGTTACTTTTTATAGCTTTTCAAGTGAAGGAATGTTAATATGA
- a CDS encoding helix-turn-helix domain-containing protein, producing the protein MRDLLQKRVGKRIQEIRIEKNLSQQDLAARCNFEKSNMSRLESGGANATLSTLDIVCKALGVEIIELFRF; encoded by the coding sequence TTGAGAGATTTATTACAAAAAAGAGTTGGTAAACGTATTCAAGAAATCAGGATTGAGAAAAATTTATCTCAGCAAGACTTGGCTGCGAGATGCAACTTTGAAAAAAGTAATATGTCCAGATTAGAGTCAGGTGGAGCAAATGCAACGCTTTCAACGTTAGATATTGTTTGTAAGGCATTAGGTGTTGAAATTATAGAGCTTTTCAGATTTTGA
- a CDS encoding tetratricopeptide repeat protein: protein MNTFEKAFGRSRKTNYKNLKPKKGLFGLFKSGIKEYTKYYVSAQQYYSSGNYIKSLELINKTMEDCDFDDWRQRAFKANVFEDLKIYQSAIKEYEIAIDICNNDINTYALYHQIGYCYLSLGDSNKAISFYTYAIELKKSHPNTEFNPDDEGIDLGVMLGVKFNRMYNNRANAFKNINKLNEAFEDCKTSLSFDKNYSNPYLMMSQIFSKAGKEPEAIKYLKISAELGNKNAINMLSQIR, encoded by the coding sequence ATGAACACTTTTGAAAAAGCATTTGGAAGAAGCAGAAAAACAAATTATAAAAATCTAAAACCAAAAAAAGGATTATTTGGATTATTTAAAAGCGGTATAAAGGAATATACAAAATATTATGTTTCAGCGCAACAATATTACTCAAGTGGAAATTACATTAAATCTTTAGAATTAATAAATAAAACAATGGAAGATTGCGACTTTGACGATTGGAGACAAAGAGCGTTTAAAGCAAATGTATTCGAAGATTTGAAAATTTATCAATCAGCTATTAAAGAATATGAAATAGCAATCGACATATGTAATAATGATATAAATACATACGCATTATATCACCAAATAGGTTATTGCTATTTAAGTTTAGGAGATAGCAATAAAGCTATTTCTTTTTATACTTATGCAATAGAGTTAAAAAAATCACACCCAAATACTGAATTTAACCCAGATGACGAAGGCATAGATTTAGGAGTTATGCTTGGTGTTAAATTTAATAGAATGTATAATAACCGTGCTAATGCCTTCAAAAACATTAACAAACTTAATGAAGCATTTGAAGACTGTAAAACTTCATTAAGCTTTGATAAAAACTATTCAAACCCATACTTAATGATGTCTCAAATTTTTAGTAAGGCAGGTAAAGAACCTGAAGCTATTAAATATCTAAAAATATCAGCAGAGTTAGGAAATAAAAATGCCATTAATATGTTAAGCCAAATCAGATGA
- a CDS encoding DUF3127 domain-containing protein: MALTATLIQLLPLQSGESKNGTWRKQDVIVETEGQYPKKICVSIWGDKINESQLQVGNSLIISYELESREFNSKWYTDVKAWKIEIAETKVPIVENSVFITPDSIPEDDEDLPF; encoded by the coding sequence ATGGCCCTAACCGCAACCCTAATCCAATTACTCCCTCTCCAATCAGGAGAATCTAAAAATGGTACTTGGAGAAAACAAGATGTTATTGTAGAAACAGAGGGACAATATCCAAAAAAAATATGCGTGAGCATTTGGGGAGATAAAATAAATGAAAGTCAATTGCAAGTTGGTAATTCTCTTATCATATCCTATGAATTGGAAAGTCGTGAATTCAATAGCAAATGGTACACTGATGTAAAAGCATGGAAAATAGAAATAGCAGAGACTAAAGTACCAATTGTTGAAAATAGTGTTTTTATAACCCCAGATTCTATTCCAGAAGACGATGAAGACTTACCTTTTTAA
- a CDS encoding leucine-rich repeat domain-containing protein, translating to MDEYTKYIILMHLHWIKIGFTKKDIQKIHFKVTDEYMFENVTMKRMQNKTGGLIEYQNVIQTSDFEKITCLYLNYSEHILDLSFLKYCVNLEEITIKNQKLKNLDVLENLENIKFIDARDNDIENIDILYSFKTLEELDLERNPIRSLKAITHLKKLRKVNIDEINNENEVVEILKNNKICSVNYIIKGNDTDFENFIFPKYHIILSKKENTISIDLEATTDEYKIGTKINFPKELGIQPDFKDRYITKIKHEAIERLVEIIGNTIQINDKQMFYDMDYYWFQYKHDLV from the coding sequence ATGGACGAATACACTAAGTATATAATTTTAATGCACTTGCATTGGATAAAAATTGGTTTTACTAAAAAAGACATACAGAAAATTCATTTTAAGGTTACCGATGAGTATATGTTTGAAAATGTAACGATGAAAAGAATGCAGAATAAAACAGGAGGTTTAATTGAATACCAAAATGTTATACAGACTTCTGATTTTGAAAAAATAACATGTCTTTATTTAAATTATTCCGAGCATATTCTCGATTTGTCTTTCTTGAAGTATTGTGTAAACCTTGAAGAGATTACTATAAAAAATCAAAAATTAAAAAATTTAGATGTCTTAGAAAATCTGGAAAATATCAAATTTATTGATGCCAGAGACAATGATATTGAAAACATAGATATTCTTTATTCTTTCAAAACCTTAGAAGAACTCGATCTAGAACGTAATCCGATTAGATCTTTAAAGGCTATTACGCATCTTAAAAAATTGAGAAAAGTAAATATTGATGAAATTAATAATGAAAATGAGGTTGTTGAAATACTCAAGAACAATAAAATTTGTTCCGTTAATTATATTATTAAAGGCAATGATACAGATTTTGAAAATTTTATTTTTCCTAAATACCATATTATACTTTCAAAAAAAGAGAATACTATTTCAATCGATTTGGAAGCTACAACTGATGAATATAAAATAGGTACAAAAATAAATTTTCCAAAAGAACTGGGAATTCAACCAGATTTCAAGGATAGATATATCACTAAAATAAAGCACGAAGCAATAGAAAGATTAGTGGAAATTATAGGAAACACAATTCAAATAAATGATAAACAAATGTTTTATGATATGGATTATTATTGGTTTCAATATAAACATGATTTGGTTTGA
- a CDS encoding riboflavin synthase, with protein sequence MFTGIIETLGTIQEIKKEKDNIHITVNSSITSELQIDQSVAHNGICLTVVALNDTFYTVTAIDETIKKTNLGYWQEGDSVNLERAMKLGDRLDGHIVQGHVDQIGTCIVAEETNGSWLYTFEYDETLNNITIEKGSITVNGVSLTVVNSKKNQFSVAIIPYTHEHTNFKSFKVGTKINLEFDVIGKYVSRLYSKK encoded by the coding sequence ATGTTTACAGGAATCATAGAAACCCTTGGTACAATCCAAGAAATAAAAAAAGAGAAAGACAATATTCACATCACGGTGAATTCATCAATCACCAGCGAATTGCAAATAGACCAAAGCGTAGCCCACAACGGAATCTGTTTAACTGTAGTTGCACTTAATGATACTTTTTACACAGTAACTGCTATTGACGAGACTATAAAAAAAACAAATCTAGGATATTGGCAAGAAGGCGACAGTGTAAATCTTGAAAGAGCAATGAAACTGGGAGATAGACTGGACGGTCACATCGTACAAGGCCATGTCGACCAAATAGGAACCTGCATCGTAGCCGAAGAGACGAACGGCAGTTGGCTTTATACTTTTGAATACGACGAAACGCTCAACAACATCACCATCGAAAAAGGATCAATTACTGTAAACGGAGTAAGTTTAACTGTAGTAAACTCGAAGAAAAATCAGTTTAGCGTAGCTATTATCCCTTACACACACGAACATACCAATTTCAAATCCTTTAAAGTAGGAACAAAAATCAACCTTGAGTTTGACGTGATTGGCAAATACGTTTCCAGACTGTACTCTAAAAAATAG
- the pdxA gene encoding 4-hydroxythreonine-4-phosphate dehydrogenase PdxA: protein MMKKAENIIVGISIGDLNGIGSEVVLKTFEDSRMLELCTPVIFANVKIMSFVKKSFESTSTLHGIDRLDQIVLGKINVLNLWKEGIDLNPGANDEKVGQYAIKSFVAATKALKEGLIDVLVTAPINKYNIQSETFKFPGHTDYLDQELEGNALMLMVQDNLRIGLLTDHIPLNEVASHLTEELIKQKIETIKQSLIQDFSINKPKIAVLGLNPHCGDGGVIGTEDDLIIKPALKKIFDKGTLVFGPFAADGFFGSNQYEKYDAVIATYHDQGLIPFKTLSFGKGVNYTAGLDKIRTSPDHGTAYDIAGKGVADYNSFKEAVYLAIDIFHSRNQYKEISQKPLKTKEKQL, encoded by the coding sequence ATGATGAAAAAAGCAGAAAATATAATCGTTGGGATTTCTATAGGAGATTTGAACGGTATTGGAAGCGAAGTGGTATTGAAAACATTTGAGGATTCACGCATGTTGGAACTTTGTACGCCGGTTATTTTTGCCAATGTTAAGATAATGTCATTTGTAAAAAAGAGTTTTGAATCTACTTCTACACTTCACGGGATTGATAGGTTAGATCAAATTGTTTTGGGAAAAATCAATGTTTTGAATCTTTGGAAAGAGGGTATTGATTTAAATCCGGGTGCAAATGATGAGAAAGTGGGTCAATACGCTATAAAATCATTTGTTGCGGCGACTAAGGCTTTAAAAGAAGGATTGATTGATGTGTTAGTAACAGCTCCTATTAATAAATACAATATACAGTCAGAAACGTTTAAGTTTCCGGGTCATACAGATTATTTAGACCAAGAGTTAGAAGGGAATGCGTTGATGTTGATGGTGCAGGATAATTTGAGGATTGGTTTATTGACGGATCATATTCCTTTAAATGAAGTTGCATCACATTTGACAGAAGAATTGATAAAGCAAAAAATTGAAACTATAAAACAATCGTTAATTCAGGATTTTAGCATTAATAAACCAAAAATCGCTGTTTTAGGATTGAATCCGCATTGCGGTGATGGAGGAGTTATAGGAACAGAAGATGATTTGATAATAAAACCAGCATTGAAAAAAATATTTGATAAAGGAACGTTGGTTTTTGGTCCTTTTGCGGCGGATGGTTTTTTTGGCAGCAATCAATATGAGAAATATGATGCTGTTATTGCGACTTATCATGATCAGGGATTAATTCCTTTCAAAACATTGTCTTTTGGGAAAGGGGTGAATTATACGGCGGGTTTAGATAAAATTAGAACTTCGCCTGATCACGGTACCGCTTATGATATTGCGGGAAAAGGGGTTGCGGATTATAACTCATTTAAGGAGGCTGTTTATCTTGCTATAGATATCTTTCATTCGAGAAATCAATACAAGGAAATCAGTCAAAAACCTTTGAAAACAAAAGAAAAACAGTTGTGA
- a CDS encoding DUF177 domain-containing protein, translating into MNKTKEYLIPFVGLKLGKHQFEYQISNAFFEIFDYNEFQNSDIKVNVVLEKKSTMLELSLKHKGTVNVPCDLTSEDFNLPIKGKMKLIVRFGEMYNNDNEELLILPHGEFEIDVAQYIYEMIVLSVPLRRVHPGIKDGSLKTEALVKLKELTIKEQKKEHKQEQKEENIDPRWDKLKQLLTDK; encoded by the coding sequence ATGAACAAGACAAAAGAATATTTAATTCCTTTCGTAGGATTAAAGCTAGGGAAACATCAATTTGAATATCAAATAAGTAATGCGTTCTTTGAAATCTTTGATTATAATGAATTTCAAAATTCAGACATCAAAGTAAATGTAGTTTTAGAGAAAAAAAGTACAATGCTGGAATTAAGTTTAAAGCATAAAGGAACAGTAAATGTTCCTTGTGATCTTACCAGTGAAGATTTTAATTTACCTATTAAAGGCAAAATGAAATTGATTGTTCGTTTTGGAGAAATGTATAATAATGACAATGAAGAATTGTTGATTTTGCCACACGGAGAGTTTGAAATAGATGTTGCACAGTATATCTATGAAATGATAGTGTTGTCCGTGCCTCTAAGACGAGTTCATCCAGGAATAAAAGATGGAAGTTTAAAAACTGAAGCTTTGGTAAAACTGAAAGAACTGACAATTAAAGAACAAAAAAAAGAGCATAAACAAGAACAAAAAGAAGAAAATATTGACCCACGTTGGGACAAATTAAAGCAACTATTAACGGATAAATAA
- the rpmF gene encoding 50S ribosomal protein L32, protein MAHPKRKISKTRRDKRRTHYKATVAQIATCPITGEAHLYHRAYWHEGKMYYRGQVVIDKSVAVA, encoded by the coding sequence ATGGCGCATCCTAAGAGAAAAATCTCCAAAACAAGAAGAGATAAAAGAAGAACACATTACAAAGCTACTGTAGCACAAATCGCTACTTGCCCAATTACAGGGGAAGCACATTTATATCACAGAGCCTACTGGCACGAAGGAAAAATGTATTACAGAGGGCAAGTTGTTATAGATAAATCTGTAGCTGTTGCTTAA
- a CDS encoding beta-ketoacyl-ACP synthase III, translated as MNTITAAITAVGAYVPDFVLSNKVLETMVDTNDEWITSRTGIKERRILKDEDKGTSYLAIMAAKDLLAKANINPLEIDLLIMATATPDMPVASTGVYVATEIGATNAFSYDLQAACSSFLYGMSTAAAYIQSGRYKKVLLIGADKMSSIVDYTDRSTCIIFGDGAGAVLFEPNYEGLGLQDEYLRSDGVGRDFLKIPAGGSLVPTTLETVKDNRHNIIQDGKTVFKYAVTNMADASEQILKRNNLTNDDVDWLVPHQANKRIIDATASRMNLEDSKVLMNIEKYGNTTSATLPLVISDFEHLFKKGDTIIFAAFGGGFTWGSIYLKWAYDKK; from the coding sequence ATGAATACAATTACAGCCGCAATTACAGCAGTTGGTGCCTATGTGCCGGACTTTGTACTTTCAAACAAAGTGCTAGAAACAATGGTTGACACTAATGACGAGTGGATTACCTCTCGTACAGGAATAAAAGAAAGAAGAATTCTTAAAGATGAAGATAAAGGGACTTCCTACTTAGCCATAATGGCTGCAAAAGATTTATTAGCTAAAGCAAATATTAATCCTTTAGAAATTGATCTTTTAATAATGGCAACCGCAACGCCAGATATGCCCGTAGCATCAACGGGAGTATATGTAGCAACTGAAATAGGAGCTACAAATGCTTTCTCGTACGATTTGCAAGCTGCATGTTCTAGTTTTTTATATGGAATGTCAACAGCAGCAGCTTATATTCAATCAGGTAGGTATAAAAAAGTACTTTTGATTGGGGCAGATAAAATGTCCTCGATAGTTGATTATACGGATAGATCAACTTGTATTATTTTTGGTGATGGTGCTGGAGCAGTTTTGTTTGAGCCTAATTACGAAGGTCTGGGATTACAAGATGAATATTTGCGCAGTGATGGTGTAGGGCGTGATTTCTTAAAAATTCCTGCTGGAGGTTCTTTAGTTCCGACTACCTTAGAAACTGTAAAAGATAATCGACACAATATTATCCAAGATGGTAAAACTGTTTTTAAATATGCAGTTACGAATATGGCTGATGCGAGTGAACAAATTTTGAAAAGAAATAATTTGACCAATGATGATGTAGATTGGTTGGTTCCACATCAAGCGAATAAACGAATCATTGATGCTACAGCGAGTCGAATGAATTTAGAAGACTCAAAAGTTTTAATGAACATTGAGAAATACGGAAACACCACCTCTGCAACTTTACCGTTAGTAATAAGCGATTTTGAACATTTATTCAAAAAAGGCGATACAATTATTTTTGCAGCTTTCGGAGGAGGATTTACTTGGGGTTCTATATACTTGAAATGGGCATACGATAAAAAATAA
- the accB gene encoding acetyl-CoA carboxylase biotin carboxyl carrier protein, with protein MDLKEIQNLIKFVANSGVAEVKLEMDDVKITIRTTLEGNVTETTYVQQMPAQNALPQAAAPQQIAPVAPVAEAPVVENSHYITIKSPIIGTFYRKPSPDKPMFVEVGKTISKGDVLCVIEAMKLFNEIESEVSGKIVKILVDDMSPVEFDQPLFLVDPS; from the coding sequence ATGGATTTAAAAGAAATTCAAAATCTAATCAAGTTTGTGGCAAATTCAGGTGTTGCAGAAGTTAAATTAGAGATGGATGATGTTAAAATCACCATTAGAACAACTTTAGAAGGGAATGTAACTGAGACGACGTATGTTCAACAAATGCCTGCTCAAAATGCACTTCCACAAGCGGCAGCTCCACAACAAATTGCTCCTGTAGCTCCCGTTGCTGAAGCTCCAGTAGTAGAAAATTCTCATTATATTACCATAAAATCTCCAATCATTGGAACATTCTATAGAAAGCCATCACCAGATAAACCTATGTTTGTTGAAGTAGGTAAAACAATTTCTAAAGGAGATGTACTTTGTGTGATTGAAGCAATGAAATTATTTAATGAAATTGAATCTGAAGTATCTGGTAAAATTGTAAAAATATTGGTTGACGATATGTCTCCAGTAGAATTTGACCAACCTTTATTCTTAGTAGATCCATCATAA